Proteins co-encoded in one Setaria viridis chromosome 9, Setaria_viridis_v4.0, whole genome shotgun sequence genomic window:
- the LOC117838434 gene encoding calcium uniporter protein 2, mitochondrial, which translates to MAAVLRRAVAQRFASSSSPAAFGLRRFLQEQPAFRPAVPPDRFMPLADRIRDLGVGFAFPRINLDGLVPPAAPPPAARREADAARELPAASLTVEEARKVLRATQMEAARARIRASGAGAVPYAEFLRLCCDAAGPDAGPSVARALDESGSVIVLGKTVFLRPDMVVKAIEKVIPVRETLPIAENDPAREELKAMEAQKANIDHAAVSQVRRELWCGLAYLVVQTAGFMRLTFWELSWDVMEPICFYVTSMYFMAGYAFFLRTKKEPSFEGFFESRFAAKQKRLMQARGFDLRRYDELRRACGLPPVLQARTPCATAPSSSAQEGGQCHSYCHCH; encoded by the exons ATGGCGGCCGTGCTGAGGAGAGCCGTGGCGCAGCGCttcgcgtcgtcgtcgtcgccggcggcgttcgGGCTCCGGCGGTTCCTGCAGGAGCAGCCGGCGTTCCGGCCCGCCGTGCCGCCCGACCGCTTCATGCCCCTGGCCGACCGGATCCGGGACCTCGGGGTCGGCTTCGCATTCCCGCGGATCAACCTCGACGGCCTCGTCCCGCccgcggctccgccgccggcggccaggcgggaagcggacgcggcgcgggagctgccggcggcgagcctcacggtggaggaggcgcggaAGGTGCTGCGCGCCACGCagatggaggcggcgcgcgcgcggattcgggcgtccggcgccggcgccgtgccgTACGCCGAGTTCCTGCGTCTCTGCTGCGACGCCGCCGGGCCGGACGCGGGGCCCTCCGTCGCGCGCGCGCTCGACGAGTCCGGATCCGTCATCGTGCTCGGCAAGACCGTCTTCCTCAGGCCCGATATG GTCGTCAAGGCCATCGAGAAGGTCATTCCCGTCCGTGAAACGCTGCCCATCGCCGAGAACGACCCGGCGAGGGAGGAGCTGAAGGCCATGGAGGCGCAGAAGGCCAACATCGACCACGCCGCGGTGTCCCAGGTGCGCCGGGAGCTGTGGTGCGGGCTGGCGTACCTGGTGGTCCAGACGGCCGGGTTCATGCGGCTCACCTTCTGGGAGCTCTCCTGGGACGTGATGGAGCCCATCTGCTTCTACGTGACGTCCATGTACTTCATGGCCGGCTACGCCttcttcctccggaccaagaaAGAGCCCTCGTTCGAGGGCTTCTTCGAGAGCCGGTTCGCAGCCAAGCAGAAGCGCCTGATGCAGGCCCGCGGCTTTGACCTCCGCCGGTACGACGAGCTCCGGCGAGCCTGCGGCCTGCCGCCGGTGCTCCAGGCCCGGACCCCCTGCgcgacggcgccgtcgtcgtcggcgcagGAGGGTGGCCAGTGCCACTCTTACTGCCATTGCCATTGA
- the LOC117838727 gene encoding putative pentatricopeptide repeat-containing protein At5g52630, whose amino-acid sequence MASVPSLAVSCGAAGGSFPAVAGADARRPPASSVAVVDKSNSNGRSIQAGQNGGGVEAPLRPLDVEEAMGMLREGKTVRSAMYVPLLHRCVEAGSLGDARAVHGHMVKTGTSVDMFVATSLVNAYMRCGANLDARSLFDGMPEKNVVTWTALITGYTLNSQPVAALEVFVEMLEAGRYPSHFTLGATLNACSASDNVGMGKQVHGYTIKYGAELITSVGNSLCRLYAKSGSLESAMRTFQRVPDKNVITWTTMISACAEDENYVELGLTLFLDMLMDGVMPNEFTLTSVMSLCGTRLDLNLGKQVQAFCFKIGCETNLPVKNSTMYLYLRKGETEEAMRLFEDMEDVSIITWNAMISGYAQIMETAKDDLHARSRGFQALKIFRNLKRSSMKPDLFTFSSILSVCSAMMALEQGEQIHAQTIKTGFLSDVVVNSALVNMYNKCGCIEDATKAFVEMSIRTLVTWTSMISGYSQHGRPQEAIQLFEDMRLAGVKPNEITFVSVLSACSYAGLVEEAERYFNMMKEEYKIEPVVDHYGCMIDMFVRLGRLDDAFFFIKRTGFEPNEAIWSSLVAGCRSHGNMELAFYAANRLLELKPKGVETYVLLLNMYISSGRWHDVARVRKLMRQEDLGILRDRSWITIKDKVYFFRANDKTHERSDDLYQLLENLLEKAKAFGYEPYQNAEVSDGEDDENPAAGSLKHHSERLAVALGLLQTPPGATIRVTKNITMCRDCHSSIKFFSLLANREIVVRDSKRLHKFKDGQCSCGDFSALL is encoded by the exons ATGGCCTCTGTCCCCTCCCTCGCCGTCTCTTGCggggccgccggcggctccttcccggcggtcgccggcgccgacgcccggaggccgccggccagctccgtcgccgtcgtcgacaaG AGCAACTCGAACGGCAGGAGCATCCAAGCAGGGCAgaatggcggcggcgtggaagCGCCGCTGCGGCCCCTCGATGTCGAGGAAGCGATGGGCATGCTCAGGGAGGGGAAGACGGTGAGGTCGGCGATGTACGTGCCTCTGCTGCACCGGTGCGTTGAGGCCGGCAGCCTCGGCGACGCCAGGGCCGTGCACGGGCACATGGTGAAAACCGGGACCAGCGTGGACATGTTCGTCGCGACGTCTCTGGTCAATGCCTACATGCGGTGCGGGGCGAACCTGGACGCACGCAGCCTGTTCGACGGAATGCCTGAGAAGAACGTCGTGACGTGGACGGCGCTCATCACGGGGTACACTCTCAACTCGCAGCCGGTGGCAGCGCTGGAGGTGTTTGTGGAGATGCTGGAGGCGGGGAGGTACCCTTCACATTTCACGCTTGGCGCGACATTGAACGCGTGCTCTGCTTCGGACAACGTTGGCATGGGCAAGCAAGTTCATGGATATACAATTAAGTACGGGGCCGAGTTGATCACAAGTGTAGGTAACTCCCTCTGTCGATTGTATGCCAAGTCTGGGAGCTTGGAATCAGCCATGAGGACCTTCCAGAGGGTCCCTGACAAGAACGTCATCACGTGGACAACGATGATATCTGCCTGCGCTGAAGATGAGAACTATGTAGAGCTTGGACTGACATTGTTCCTTGATATGCTTATGGATGGAGTGATGCCTAATGAGTTTACCCTGACAAGTGTCATGAGCTTGTGTGGTACAAGGCTAGATCTGAACCTGGGCAAGCAAGTCCAAGCCTTCTGCTTCAAAATCGGTTGTGAGACGAACCTTCCAGTAAAGAATTCGACGATGTACCTCTATTTGAGAAAGGGTGAAACTGAGGAGGCCATGCGGTTGTTTGAAGACATGGAGGATGTCAGTATTATCACGTGGAACGCAATGATCTCGGGCTACGCGCAGATCATGGAGACAGCTAAGGATGATCTCCATGCTCGTTCTAGAGGGTTCCAGGCACTCAAGATTTTTCGCAACCTCAAACGGTCTTCAATGAAGCCCGATTTGTTCACCTTCTCAAGCATCCTGTCTGTTTGCAGTGCCATGATGGCCTTAGAGCAGGGTGAGCAAATCCATGCTCAGACAATAAAGACTGGTTTCTTGTCAGATGTCGTGGTTAACAGCGCATTGGTAAACATGTATAACAAGTGTGGATGCATCGAAGATGCAACTAAAGCGTTTGTCGAGATGTCAATACGGACTCTTGTCACATGGACTTCTATGATATCAGGGTACTCTCAGCATGGCCGGCCCCAGGAAGCGATACAACTCTTCGAGGACATGAGATTGGCTGGGGTGAAACCAAATGAAATCACATTTGTAAGTGTGCTTTCAGCCTGCAGCTATGCTGGTTTAGTTGAGGAGGCTGAGCGCTACTTCAACATGATGAAGGAAGAGTACAAAATAGAGCCTGTTGTGGACCATTATGGGTGCATGATTGACATGTTTGTGCGCTTGGGCCGGTTGGATGATGCATTTTTCTTCATCAAAAGGACAGGTTTTGAACCAAATGAGGCCATCTGGTCCAGTTTGGTTGCTGGATGTCGGAGTCATGGAAATATGGAGCTTGCCTTCTATGCTGCTAATAGACTGCTCGAGCTCAAGCCAAAAGGTGTCGAAACCTATGTGTTACTGCTGAACATGTACATTTCCAGCGGGAGGTGGCATGATGTGGCCAGAGTACGGAAGCTGATGAGACAGGAGGATCTAGGAATCCTTAGGGATCGCAGCTGGATTACGATCAAAGACAAGGTCTATTTCTTCAGAGCTAATGATAAGACTCACGAACGGAGTGATGACCTGTATCAACTGCTAGAGAATCTGCTGGAGAAAGCTAAAGCCTTTGGCTATGAACCTTACCAGAATGCAGAGGTGTCTGACGGTGAGGATGATGAGAATCCTGCTGCAGGTTCCCTAAAGCACCACAGTGAGAGATTAGCTGTTGCGCTGGGGTTGCTGCAAACACCTCCAGGTGCAACAATTCGCGTCACAAAGAACATTACCATGTGCAGGGATTGCCACAGTTCAATTAAGTTCTTTTCATTACTTGCAAACAGAGAGATTGTTGTCCGGGACAGTAAACGCCTTCACAAGTTCAAGGATGGCCAATGCTCTTGTGGGGATTTTAGTGCACTATTGTGA
- the LOC117839712 gene encoding pentatricopeptide repeat-containing protein At2g20710, mitochondrial, whose amino-acid sequence MFRRLLRRLSTTAESAVTDSRSLSPSQPLHDDLYRRIADVGRPNLPLSPVLEQWAREGHTIKKHAIQAIVKKLVGLRRFAHALELSFWMTDRRHLHLTAGDVAYRLELINKVHGLGKAVEYFGMVPKQLMKPQCYGSLLKCYVEAKDVKKAEQLFTKIEEMGVKSSYAYNWMMNLFLETGQLERVHAMFQDMEEKGVKPNVFSVESLLAAYIAAEDFEGVQKVLNKTNPHEKLLSWHGYASAGRLFMKSGMQERAAMALLEAERRISPNNGRIAYSFLLNTYTDLKMYPEVERIWRVYKSKVPPCNSMYMSRISALLKKNDIDGAEEALKECETVCVSYKDFRVINLVVDAYCREGLVEKAVALVDDAIKKGRTPLANTWYKLAGGFFMTGQVLKAVDMTRKALASVIPPCTWKPDLANVLMSLNHFMEQKDVEAAEEMASMLQKLVPLTRDVYHSLLKTYVLAGKPVSDLLERMKKDGLEADEETDRILAGECE is encoded by the exons atgTTCCGgcgtctcctccgccgcctctccaccacCGCCGAGAGCGCCGTCACAGACTCCCGCTCCCTATCCCCATCCCAGCCGCTGCACGATGACTTGTACCGCCGCATCGCGGATGTTGGGCGCCCAAACCTCCCGCTGTCCCCCGTCCTGGAGCAGTGGGCTCGAGAGGGCCACACCATCAAGAAGCACGCCATCCAGGCCATCGTCAAGAAGCTCGTCGGCCTCCGCCGTTTCGCCCACGCACTCGAG CTGTCGTTCTGGATGACGGATCGGAGGCACCTCCATCTGACGGCCGGTGACGTCGCGTACCGGCTGGAGCTCATCAACAAGGTGCACGGCCTTGGGAAAGCCGTCGAGTACTTTGGCATGGTGCCGAAGCAGCTGATGAAGCCGCAGTGCTACGGCTCCCTCCTTAAATGTTATGTGGAGGCAAAGGACGTCAAGAAGGCTGAGCAGCTCTTCACCAAGATAGAGGAAATGGGGGTTAAGAGTTCTTATGCGTAcaattggatgatgaatctttTCTTGGAGACTGGGCAGCTCGAAAGGGTGCACGCCATGTTCCAGGACATGGAAGAGAAAGGCGTCAAGCCCAATGTGTTCAGTGTGGAGAGCCTATTAGCTGCGTACATTGCTGCTGAAGATTTTGAGGGAGTTCAGAAGGTGCTCAACAAGACCAATCCACATGAGAAACTTTTGAGTTGGCATGGATATGCTTCAGCAGGAAGATTGTTCATGAAATCTGGGATGCAAGAAAGGGCTGCCATGGCTCTTCTGGAAGCGGAGAGGCGGATATCACCCAATAATGGTCGGATTGCATACAGTTTCTTGCTCAATACGTATACTGATCTGAAGATGTATCCTGAAGTTGAACGCATTTGGAGAGTCTACAAATCTAAAGTGCCACCTTGCAACTCGATGTACATGTCCAGGATAAGTGCGTTACTCAAGAAGAATGATATTGATGGGGCtgaagaagcattgaaagagTGCGAAACGGTGTGTGTTTCTTATAAGGATTTCAGAGTAATCAACCTAGTGGTTGATGCTTACTGCAGAGAAGGTCTTGTAGAGAAGGCAGTAGCTCTTGTGGATGACGCCATCAAGAAAGGGAGGACACCTTTGGCTAATACTTGGTATAAGTTGGCTGGTGGATTTTTTATGACTGGTCAGGTGCTGAAGGCAGTGGACATGACAAGGAAGGCTCTTGCTTCTGTGATTCCTCCATGTACATGGAAACCTGACCTGGCAAATGTGCTAATGAGCCTGAACCATTTCATGGAACAAAAGGATGTAGAAGCAGCTGAGGAGATGGCGAGTATGCTACAGAAACTGGTTCCTTTGACTAGGGATGTTTATCATAGTTTACTGAAGACTTATGTCCTTGCGGGAAAGCCAGTGTCCGACTTGCTTGAGCGTATGAAGAAAGATGGCCTTGAGGCTGATGAGGAAACAGATAGAATCCTTGCAGGAGAATGCGAGTAG
- the LOC117839713 gene encoding pentatricopeptide repeat-containing protein At4g21705, mitochondrial has translation MASSSLFAAARRLLRLGGRGRSGMPPSRAAASSSRSNSKEKRPPRARPLSLQSRLWPLGHPGTLLVPEIELWAARPGNRLRSVELLSIVKELRKRRRHRQALEVSEWMKLKGHVKFLPKDHAVHLDLIGEIHGVGAAETYFNNLSDNDKTEKPYGALLYCYTRELLVDKALAHFQKMKELGFLFSTLPYNNLMGLYTNLGQHERVPSVMAEMKSNGIIPDNFSYRICINSYGARADIFGLENTLEEMECEPQIVVDWNTYAVVANNYIKGNLREKAYSALQKAESKLDKRNSESYNHLISLYCHLGDKSEVKRLWALQMSNCKRHINKDYMTMLAVLVKLDEIEEAESVLKEWESSGNAFDFHVPNILLTGYRQKDLLDKAEMLLDDFLKRGKVPPPSSWAIVAIGYAEKGHVVKTYELTKNALRVYTPNSGWIPSSSMIEMILQYLRDEGELKDVETFVDLLKVAVPVNSDMAEEALSRARAREEKKAEEANA, from the exons ATGGCCTCGTCCTCTCTCttcgccgcggcgcgccgcctgctccgcctcggcggccgcggccgcagcgGGATGCCCCCATctcgcgccgccgcttcctcgtCTCGCAGCAACAGCAAGGAGAAGCGAccgccgcgggcgcggccaCTGAGCCTGCAGTCCAGGCTGTGGCCGCTGGGCCACCCGGGCACGCTCCTCGTGCCGGAGATCGAACTGTGGGCGGCGCGGCCCGGAAACCGCCTCCGTTCCGTTGAGCTCCTGAGCATCGTCAAGGAGCTCCGCAAacggcgccgccatcgccaggCCCTCGAG GTCTCCGAATGGATGAAGCTTAAGGGTCACGTCAAATTCCTGCCAAAAGATCATGCAGTTCACCTGGATTTGATTGGTGAAATTCATGGAGTTGGAGCAGCAGAGACCTACTTCAATAACCTTTCTGACAATGATAAGACAGAGAAACCCTATGGTGCACTTCTGTACTGCTACACACGAGAGCTCCTGGTTGACAAAGCATTGGCACATTTTCAGAAGATGAAAGAGCTGGGGTTCCTGTTCTCCACACTCCCCTACAACAACCTCATGGGCCTCTACACCAACCTAGGGCAGCACGAGAGGGTGCCTTCAGTGATGGCGGAAATGAAAAGCAATGGGATTATTCCCGACAATTTTAGCTACAGAATATGCATTAATTCTTATGGCGCAAGAGCAGATATTTTTGGGCTGGAGAACACCCTGGAGGAGATGGAGTGTGAGCCGCAAATTGTAGTTGACTGGAATACATATGCTGTTGTTGCGAATAACTATATTAAGGGCAACCTAAGAGAGAAGGCATACTCTGCATTACAGAAAGCAGAGTCAAAACTAGATAAAAGAAATTCGGAATCCTATAACCATCTGATTTCCCTGTACTGTCACCTGGGGGACAAATCAGAGGTCAAGAGGCTATGGGCACTCCAAATGTCAAACTGCAAGAGGCATATTAATAAGGACTACATGACAATGCTTGCGGTACTCGTGAAGCTTGATGAGATCGAAGAAGCTGAATCTGTGTTGAAAGAGTGGGAGTCTAGCGGAAATGCATTCGATTTCCACGTTCCAAATATCCTGCTCACTGGGTACCGCCAGAAGGACTTGCTGGACAAGGCTGAGATGCTGCTCGACGACTTCCTGAAAAGGGGAAAGGTGCCTCCTCCATCCAGCTGGGCGATCGTGGCAATTGGCTACGCGGAGAAAGGTCATGTCGTGAAAACTTATGAGCTGACGAAGAATGCCCTCCGTGTATACACCCCAAATAGTGGCTGGATCCCTAGTTCTTCAATGATTGAGATGATACTTCAGTATCTTCGAGATGAAGGAGAGCTCAAGGATGTCGAAACTTTTGTTGATCTGCTGAAAGTTGCTGTGCCAGTGAACTCGGATATGGCCGAGGAGGCTTTGTCAAGGGCTCGTGCaagggaagaaaaaaaggcTGAAGAGGCAAATGCTTGA